Proteins co-encoded in one Rhodococcus sp. PAMC28707 genomic window:
- a CDS encoding maltotransferase domain-containing protein produces the protein MTGRLGIDNVLPDTSTGKYPAKAVVGEAFPVSADVWREGHDAVAATLAVRGPGVRTPLRITMTPGSEPDTFDALFTPSAPGYWICRIEAWSDPVATWKHALEAKLGVGQSATELANDLEIGARVFERAAKGVPTEERALLADVVTALRDTDRQLPARVASAFTPAVADLLHEYPLRELVTRSPAINVWVERNRALNGAWYEFFPRSTGGWNEDGTPRHGTFATSIEQLPRIAGMGFDVVYLPPIHPIGEINRKGPNNTLTPAPHDVGSPWAIGSKDGGHDAIHPELGTEDDFRAFVEAANALDLEVALDLALQAAPDHPWAATHPEWFTVLPDGTIAYAENPPKKYQDIYPVNFDNDRRGIYNEVLRVTRHWIALGVKIFRVDNPHTKPPDFWEWLIAEIKKSHPEVLFLAEAFTRPARMYGLAKRGFTQSYTYFTWRVAKWELTEFAEEHARRADDARPNLFVNTPDILHESLQTGGPGMFALRAALAATLSPTWGVYSGYELFEHQAVRPGSEEYLDSEKYQLRPRDFEGALARGESLEPWLATLNSIRRAHPALQQLRNIHFHHVDNDALIAYSKFDPVTGDSVLVVINLDPFGPEEGTIWLDMPALGHDWHDSLTVTDEVSGQQFNWGQTNFVRLEPWKSVAHILALPPIPYPARLELAYRGNRK, from the coding sequence GTGACAGGTCGACTCGGTATCGACAATGTCCTTCCAGACACGAGCACCGGAAAATACCCCGCGAAAGCGGTGGTAGGCGAAGCATTTCCGGTTTCGGCGGATGTGTGGCGAGAAGGTCACGACGCGGTGGCCGCAACACTCGCCGTTCGTGGCCCCGGAGTCCGGACCCCACTACGCATCACCATGACCCCGGGCAGTGAACCCGACACGTTCGACGCACTCTTCACTCCGAGCGCCCCCGGTTACTGGATCTGCCGAATCGAGGCGTGGAGCGATCCCGTCGCGACATGGAAGCATGCACTCGAAGCCAAACTGGGTGTGGGTCAGAGCGCCACCGAGTTGGCCAACGACTTGGAAATCGGTGCACGGGTTTTCGAGCGCGCTGCCAAAGGTGTGCCCACCGAGGAACGAGCGCTTCTCGCCGACGTCGTCACTGCGCTGCGCGACACCGACCGTCAGCTTCCGGCTCGCGTCGCGTCGGCATTCACACCGGCAGTGGCAGACCTACTGCACGAGTACCCCCTGCGCGAACTGGTGACGCGTTCCCCCGCCATCAACGTCTGGGTGGAGCGCAATCGCGCGCTCAACGGCGCCTGGTACGAGTTCTTTCCCCGGTCGACAGGTGGATGGAACGAAGATGGCACACCGCGTCACGGCACATTCGCCACATCCATCGAGCAACTCCCCCGCATTGCCGGCATGGGGTTCGATGTCGTCTACCTTCCGCCGATCCATCCGATCGGCGAGATCAATCGGAAGGGCCCGAACAACACGCTGACCCCGGCGCCGCACGACGTCGGTTCGCCGTGGGCCATCGGTTCCAAAGACGGCGGGCACGACGCGATCCATCCCGAACTCGGTACCGAAGACGACTTTCGGGCGTTCGTCGAAGCCGCCAATGCACTCGATCTCGAGGTCGCACTCGATTTGGCGCTTCAGGCAGCTCCGGACCACCCGTGGGCAGCGACCCATCCGGAGTGGTTCACGGTGCTTCCCGACGGCACGATCGCTTACGCCGAAAATCCCCCCAAGAAGTACCAGGACATCTATCCGGTCAACTTCGACAACGATCGCCGCGGCATCTACAACGAGGTTCTGCGCGTCACTCGACATTGGATTGCACTGGGAGTCAAAATCTTCCGAGTGGACAATCCACATACCAAGCCACCAGATTTCTGGGAATGGCTCATCGCCGAAATCAAGAAGTCTCATCCGGAGGTGCTGTTCCTCGCCGAGGCTTTCACCAGGCCTGCACGGATGTACGGGTTGGCCAAGCGCGGCTTCACTCAGTCCTACACGTACTTCACGTGGCGGGTTGCCAAGTGGGAGCTCACCGAGTTCGCCGAGGAGCATGCCCGACGCGCAGACGATGCGCGGCCGAATCTGTTCGTCAACACCCCGGACATCCTTCACGAAAGCCTGCAGACCGGCGGGCCCGGAATGTTCGCGCTTCGTGCTGCGCTGGCGGCAACCCTGTCGCCCACGTGGGGTGTGTACTCGGGTTACGAATTGTTCGAGCACCAAGCCGTGCGTCCGGGCAGTGAGGAGTATCTCGATTCGGAGAAGTACCAACTCCGTCCCCGAGACTTCGAGGGCGCGCTGGCCCGAGGAGAATCGCTGGAGCCGTGGTTGGCGACGCTGAATTCGATCAGGCGGGCGCACCCGGCTCTACAACAGTTGCGCAACATCCATTTTCATCATGTCGACAACGACGCGCTGATCGCCTATTCGAAGTTCGATCCGGTCACCGGCGACTCGGTACTCGTGGTGATCAACCTCGATCCGTTCGGACCGGAAGAAGGCACCATCTGGTTGGACATGCCTGCGCTCGGACACGACTGGCATGACAGCCTCACCGTCACCGACGAAGTCAGTGGCCAGCAATTCAATTGGGGACAGACCAACTTCGTCAGATTGGAACCGTGGAAGTCAGTGGCGCACATATTGGCGCTACCGCCGATTCCGTATCCGGCACGGCTGGAACTGGCATACCGCGGCAACCGGAAGTGA
- the glgP gene encoding alpha-glucan family phosphorylase — protein sequence MKALRRFTVRAHLPERLNALAELSTNLRWSWHPPTQQLFEEIDPALWVELDRDPIALLGAVAPKRLEELADDPTFVDRLAVVSRDLSDYLTRPLWFQKKQRTDSSLPTGIGYFSMEFGVSEVLPNYSGGLGILAGDHLKAASDLGLPLIGVGLLYRSGYFRQSLTADGWQSERYPSLDPQGLPLRLLTDSSDAPVLIHVSMPGERVLRARVWIAQVGRVPLLLLDSDIADNDPELRGVTDRLYGGDQDHRIKQEILAGIGGVRAIRAYTHAHGLPDPEVFHMNEGHAGFLGAERIRELVTGKGLDFDSALASVRAGTVFTTHTPVPAGIDRFPADLVRHYFGSDASADSALLPGLPMDRILALGGEPDRSVFNMAHMGLRLGQRANGVSKLHGIVSRGMFNDLWRGFDVSEVPIGSVTNGVHAPTWAAREWMELANETVGADALEEARGWEQLQNVPSEKLWSTRNDLRGQLVDEVRRRVHRSCLERGSTEAELGWTSGVFDPNVLTVGFARRVPTYKRLTLMLREPERLKRLLLDPDRPVQLVVAGKSHPADDGGKALIQQIVRFADAADVRHRIVFLPDYDMSMARYLYWGCDVWLNNPLRPLEACGTSGMKSALNGGLNLSIRDGWWDEMYDGENGWAIPTADGVTDESRRDDLEASALYELLEQSVLPKFYDRTDGVPTRWIEMVRHTLEHLGPKVLASRMVRDYTLGYYAPAATAARTVDRDAYAGAKDVAAYRRRVEDAWHSVEVVQVDSEGLPDTPVIGAKLTLRAYVRLGGLSPSDVVVQAVLGRVTDDENLIDTRTVAMTHSGTDSLGEVFETDTALPVSGAVGYTVRVLPHHPLLAGDAELGLVKSPNP from the coding sequence GTGAAAGCCTTGCGTCGGTTCACTGTCCGAGCCCACCTGCCCGAACGTCTGAATGCCCTAGCGGAGCTTTCGACAAACCTCCGCTGGTCGTGGCACCCACCTACTCAACAACTCTTCGAAGAGATCGACCCTGCGCTCTGGGTCGAACTCGACCGCGATCCCATCGCTCTGCTCGGAGCGGTCGCGCCGAAGCGCCTGGAAGAACTTGCAGACGATCCGACTTTCGTCGACCGCCTTGCGGTAGTCTCTCGCGATCTGTCGGACTACCTGACTCGTCCACTCTGGTTCCAAAAGAAGCAGCGCACCGATTCTTCGCTGCCCACCGGCATCGGTTACTTCTCGATGGAGTTCGGTGTCAGCGAGGTTCTGCCCAACTACTCGGGCGGACTCGGCATCCTTGCGGGCGACCATCTCAAAGCTGCGTCCGACTTGGGTCTGCCGTTGATCGGAGTCGGCCTTCTCTACAGATCCGGATACTTCCGGCAGTCACTGACCGCCGACGGATGGCAGTCCGAGCGCTACCCATCGCTCGATCCGCAGGGCTTGCCCCTGCGTCTGCTCACCGACTCGTCCGATGCCCCGGTCCTCATTCACGTGTCGATGCCGGGAGAGCGGGTCCTGCGAGCTCGGGTATGGATCGCGCAGGTCGGACGTGTCCCATTGCTGTTGCTGGACTCCGATATCGCGGACAACGATCCGGAACTTCGAGGCGTGACCGATCGCCTGTACGGCGGAGACCAGGATCACCGCATCAAGCAGGAGATTCTGGCCGGAATCGGCGGGGTACGTGCCATTCGTGCGTATACGCACGCGCACGGCCTGCCGGACCCCGAGGTGTTCCACATGAACGAGGGGCACGCAGGGTTCCTCGGTGCCGAACGCATCCGCGAACTCGTCACCGGCAAAGGATTGGACTTCGACTCCGCCCTCGCATCGGTGCGAGCAGGAACCGTGTTCACCACCCACACGCCGGTGCCTGCCGGTATCGACCGGTTTCCGGCCGATCTGGTCCGGCACTACTTCGGGAGCGACGCTTCCGCCGACTCGGCCTTGCTGCCAGGTCTGCCGATGGACCGCATTCTGGCGCTGGGCGGTGAGCCCGATCGGTCGGTGTTCAACATGGCACATATGGGCCTTCGCCTGGGCCAACGCGCCAACGGTGTCTCGAAGCTGCACGGGATCGTCAGCCGGGGCATGTTCAACGATCTGTGGCGTGGATTCGATGTATCGGAGGTACCGATCGGCTCGGTCACCAATGGTGTTCACGCGCCCACCTGGGCCGCGCGCGAGTGGATGGAGCTGGCGAACGAAACCGTCGGTGCCGATGCTCTGGAGGAAGCACGCGGCTGGGAACAGTTGCAGAACGTCCCGTCCGAAAAACTGTGGTCGACGCGAAACGATCTTCGGGGTCAACTCGTCGACGAAGTTCGCCGTCGGGTGCATCGATCGTGTTTGGAGCGAGGCTCGACCGAGGCTGAACTTGGTTGGACCTCAGGGGTTTTCGACCCGAACGTATTGACGGTCGGGTTCGCGAGACGAGTGCCGACGTACAAGCGTCTGACGTTGATGTTGCGCGAACCGGAACGGCTGAAGAGGCTTCTGCTCGATCCGGACCGTCCAGTGCAATTGGTCGTTGCCGGAAAGTCCCATCCCGCGGACGACGGTGGCAAGGCACTCATCCAGCAGATAGTTCGGTTCGCCGATGCCGCAGATGTTCGCCATCGCATCGTGTTCCTACCGGACTACGACATGTCGATGGCTCGATACCTTTACTGGGGCTGCGATGTCTGGCTCAACAACCCACTTCGCCCACTCGAAGCCTGCGGAACCTCGGGCATGAAGTCCGCGTTGAACGGCGGCCTCAACCTGTCCATCCGCGACGGATGGTGGGACGAGATGTACGACGGCGAGAATGGTTGGGCCATACCGACTGCCGACGGGGTGACGGACGAGAGCCGCCGCGACGACCTCGAAGCCTCGGCGTTGTACGAGTTGCTGGAGCAGTCGGTGTTGCCCAAATTCTACGACCGTACCGACGGTGTGCCGACTCGCTGGATCGAGATGGTTCGCCACACCCTCGAGCATCTGGGGCCGAAGGTGCTGGCGTCGAGAATGGTTCGTGACTACACGCTCGGTTACTACGCACCGGCTGCGACGGCGGCGCGCACCGTCGACCGCGACGCGTACGCCGGCGCGAAGGACGTCGCAGCGTACCGCCGACGGGTCGAGGACGCCTGGCATTCCGTCGAGGTCGTCCAGGTCGACAGTGAAGGCCTGCCCGACACCCCGGTCATCGGCGCGAAGCTCACCTTGCGGGCGTACGTCCGGCTCGGAGGTCTTTCGCCGTCGGACGTCGTCGTTCAGGCTGTGCTCGGCCGGGTCACCGACGACGAAAATCTGATCGATACCCGAACTGTGGCTATGACGCATTCCGGAACGGACTCGCTCGGGGAGGTCTTCGAGACCGACACCGCTCTGCCGGTCAGCGGGGCAGTCGGTTACACCGTACGAGTGCTGCCGCACCATCCACTGTTGGCCGGTGATGCCGAATTGGGGCTGGTGAAATCGCCGAATCCGTAA
- a CDS encoding ATP-dependent DNA helicase, giving the protein MPSKTELPTVPALLKVAVHSLGGKERSNQLTMASAVAHSIDTGEHLAVQAGTGTGKSLAYLVPSIRHAVESGRTVVVSTATIALQRQLVDRDLPRLADALEDAIGRRPKFAILKGRNNYLCMNKIHTGASEEKPDAELFDAFAISRLGREVVRLTQWSSDTDTGDRDDVVPGVSDQAWRQVSVTARECLGKSRCPVGEDCFAERARTEASQVDVVVTNHALLAIDAITGIQILPEHDVVVIDEAHELVDRVTGVATSELSAATVTAAARRCSKLIEEEIVDALDGAADNWAAILDSLPPGRWSALPDGVGPALASVRDSAWAVRTAIGPQKQSMAASDPEAAAARNAALVAIDEVHDSAVRVLTAFDEPDPAKRKDVVWHAVDDFRGNVKRTVRIAPLSVGGLLRSRLFAESTVVLTSATLTVGGSFDGLAVNWGLPAENSARSDTAMASGAQPPSDTASIHWNSLDVGSPFDHAKAGILYVAKHLSPPGRDGLSAEYLDEIEALVSAAGGRTLGLFSSMRAAKAAAEEMRERLDTPILCQGDDSTGALVTKFAEDEATSLFGTLSLWQGVDVPGPSLSLVILDRIPFPRPDDPLLVARQQAVESRGGNGFLSVAANHAALLLAQGVGRLLRSVDDRGVVAMLDPRLATARYGGYLRASLPPFWETSDPEVVRKALTRLSGR; this is encoded by the coding sequence GTGCCGTCGAAGACCGAGCTCCCCACAGTTCCCGCCCTACTGAAGGTCGCGGTGCACTCGCTAGGAGGTAAGGAACGCAGCAATCAGCTCACGATGGCATCGGCCGTCGCGCACTCGATCGACACCGGGGAGCACCTGGCCGTGCAGGCTGGGACCGGAACCGGTAAATCGCTGGCGTACCTCGTGCCGAGCATCAGACATGCTGTCGAGTCCGGGCGCACCGTCGTCGTCTCGACGGCAACCATCGCGTTGCAACGTCAGCTCGTGGACCGTGACCTTCCTCGGCTGGCGGATGCACTCGAGGATGCCATCGGTAGGCGGCCGAAGTTCGCAATACTCAAGGGCCGCAACAACTATCTGTGCATGAACAAGATTCACACCGGAGCATCCGAGGAGAAGCCCGACGCCGAACTCTTCGACGCGTTCGCCATCTCCCGCCTCGGCCGCGAGGTCGTCCGGCTCACGCAGTGGTCTTCCGACACCGACACCGGCGACCGTGACGACGTCGTCCCCGGGGTCAGCGATCAGGCATGGCGGCAGGTCAGCGTCACCGCACGTGAATGCCTCGGTAAGTCTCGATGCCCCGTCGGCGAGGACTGCTTCGCCGAGCGCGCACGCACCGAAGCGTCACAGGTGGACGTCGTGGTCACCAACCACGCACTGCTGGCCATCGATGCCATCACCGGAATCCAGATTCTTCCCGAGCACGACGTGGTGGTCATCGACGAAGCGCACGAACTCGTCGATCGAGTCACCGGCGTTGCCACTTCGGAACTGTCTGCCGCAACGGTCACCGCTGCTGCTCGTCGGTGCTCCAAGCTGATCGAAGAGGAGATCGTCGACGCACTCGACGGCGCGGCGGACAACTGGGCTGCGATTCTCGACAGCCTCCCGCCCGGCCGATGGTCGGCTCTCCCGGACGGGGTGGGACCTGCGCTGGCCTCCGTTCGAGACTCCGCCTGGGCCGTTCGTACCGCGATCGGTCCGCAGAAGCAGAGCATGGCAGCCTCGGACCCGGAAGCCGCTGCCGCGCGCAATGCGGCCCTCGTGGCCATCGACGAAGTCCACGACAGCGCGGTACGAGTACTCACCGCCTTCGACGAACCGGACCCCGCCAAACGTAAGGACGTCGTCTGGCATGCAGTCGACGACTTCCGCGGGAACGTCAAACGCACCGTCCGAATAGCGCCACTGTCGGTCGGTGGTCTACTGCGCAGCCGACTCTTCGCCGAGTCGACCGTGGTGTTGACTTCGGCGACGCTGACGGTCGGTGGCTCGTTCGACGGTCTCGCCGTCAATTGGGGTCTTCCGGCCGAGAATTCTGCACGCAGCGACACGGCCATGGCGTCGGGCGCGCAGCCACCGTCCGACACCGCGTCGATTCATTGGAATTCGCTCGACGTCGGGTCCCCGTTCGATCACGCGAAGGCCGGCATTCTGTATGTGGCCAAACATCTTTCGCCTCCCGGCCGTGACGGCCTGTCCGCCGAGTACTTGGACGAGATCGAGGCACTGGTCAGTGCTGCCGGTGGCCGGACACTGGGCTTGTTCTCCTCGATGCGCGCGGCGAAGGCTGCCGCCGAAGAGATGCGCGAGCGGCTGGACACACCGATCCTGTGCCAGGGCGACGACTCCACGGGTGCATTGGTCACCAAGTTCGCCGAGGACGAAGCAACCTCGCTCTTCGGCACCCTGTCGCTATGGCAAGGAGTTGACGTTCCCGGTCCGTCCCTCAGCCTGGTGATCCTGGATCGGATCCCGTTCCCCAGACCGGACGACCCGCTCCTGGTGGCCCGGCAACAGGCAGTGGAGTCCCGTGGCGGCAACGGCTTCCTCTCGGTTGCCGCCAATCATGCCGCGCTTCTACTCGCGCAGGGCGTCGGCCGGTTGCTGCGCAGCGTCGACGACAGAGGCGTCGTCGCCATGCTCGACCCACGACTTGCGACCGCTCGCTACGGCGGCTACCTCAGGGCCTCGCTTCCCCCTTTCTGGGAGACGTCCGACCCTGAGGTAGTGCGCAAAGCTCTCACCCGGCTTTCCGGAAGGTAA
- a CDS encoding nicotinate phosphoribosyltransferase, translating into MSKPDFCDHERSSALMTDQYEFTMLSAALADGSAHIPCSFEVFARRLPNGRRYGVVAGTARFLEALTRFRFGPAEIETLAAFLPTKTLEWLENYSFGGDVDGYREGELYFPGSPVLSVHGTFAECVVLETLALSILNHDSAIASAAARMANSAGTRPLIEMGSRRTHEEAAVAASRAAYIAGFTATSNLEAVRRHGVPGAGTSAHAFTLLYTDADGPNEKAAFAAQVRNLGVGTTLLVDTYDITAGVANAVEVAGTGLGGVRIDSGDLGVIARQVRRQLDDLGATKTKIVVSGDLDEYAIAALRAEPVDSYGVGTSLVTGSGAPTAGMVYKLVTVDGRPVAKRSSHKESRGGTKAAIRTTRSTGTAIEEIVYPVGSRPEIDDGLTAIELCRPLVRGGKQEPSLPGLNDARELLAQRLVSLPWEGLKLSQGEPALSTRFIAAPA; encoded by the coding sequence ATGTCCAAGCCGGACTTTTGCGACCATGAACGCAGTTCCGCGCTGATGACGGACCAGTACGAATTCACCATGCTCTCGGCCGCGCTTGCCGACGGTTCTGCGCACATACCGTGCAGTTTCGAGGTATTCGCCCGGCGGCTGCCGAACGGCCGGCGTTACGGCGTCGTCGCCGGTACCGCCAGGTTCCTCGAAGCACTGACACGATTCCGCTTCGGGCCGGCAGAGATCGAGACGCTCGCCGCCTTCCTCCCGACCAAGACCCTCGAGTGGCTCGAAAATTATTCTTTCGGCGGGGACGTGGACGGCTACCGAGAGGGCGAACTGTATTTCCCCGGCTCGCCGGTGCTGTCGGTACACGGAACCTTCGCCGAATGCGTCGTTCTGGAAACTCTTGCCCTGTCGATTCTCAACCACGACAGCGCAATAGCGTCTGCAGCCGCACGCATGGCGAACTCTGCGGGTACGCGCCCGCTGATCGAGATGGGTTCGCGTCGCACCCACGAAGAAGCCGCAGTCGCGGCCTCGCGCGCCGCCTACATCGCCGGATTCACCGCGACGTCGAACCTCGAAGCAGTACGACGCCACGGCGTCCCCGGAGCCGGAACTTCGGCGCACGCCTTCACCCTGCTCTACACCGACGCCGATGGTCCGAACGAGAAGGCCGCCTTCGCCGCGCAGGTTCGTAATCTGGGGGTCGGCACGACGCTGCTCGTCGACACCTACGACATCACTGCCGGCGTCGCCAATGCCGTCGAGGTCGCCGGTACCGGTCTGGGCGGAGTACGCATCGATTCCGGAGACCTCGGAGTGATCGCCCGACAGGTCCGCCGTCAACTCGACGACCTCGGTGCAACGAAAACGAAGATCGTCGTATCGGGTGACCTCGACGAGTATGCGATCGCCGCACTGCGCGCCGAACCAGTGGACAGCTACGGCGTCGGCACCTCTCTGGTGACCGGATCGGGGGCGCCCACAGCGGGCATGGTCTACAAGCTGGTGACGGTCGACGGGCGTCCCGTCGCCAAACGCAGCAGCCACAAGGAGTCCCGCGGGGGCACCAAAGCTGCTATCCGAACCACTCGATCCACTGGAACAGCAATCGAAGAAATCGTGTATCCCGTAGGCAGCAGGCCGGAAATCGACGACGGACTCACCGCCATCGAACTGTGTAGGCCCCTGGTGCGCGGCGGCAAGCAAGAACCGTCGTTACCCGGCTTGAACGATGCACGCGAACTACTCGCACAGCGGCTCGTCAGTCTTCCGTGGGAAGGGCTCAAGCTCTCGCAGGGCGAACCTGCACTGTCGACGCGGTTCATCGCAGCCCCCGCGTGA
- the clpS gene encoding ATP-dependent Clp protease adapter ClpS codes for MASSTARPTVGRAVAVPNSSISPSAASPQAAPAETEVVARAEAHDVPWVTIVWDDPVNLMHYVTFIFQKLFGYSKAKATDLMMQVHSEGKAVVSSGERDAMENDVRKLHAAGLWATMQQDK; via the coding sequence ATGGCTTCATCGACGGCACGACCGACCGTGGGCAGAGCGGTCGCGGTACCGAACTCGTCGATTTCACCGTCGGCGGCATCCCCCCAGGCGGCACCAGCGGAAACAGAAGTGGTGGCACGGGCCGAAGCACACGATGTGCCCTGGGTGACCATCGTCTGGGACGACCCGGTCAACCTCATGCACTACGTCACCTTCATTTTTCAGAAGCTGTTCGGATACAGCAAAGCGAAAGCCACCGACCTGATGATGCAGGTTCATTCGGAGGGCAAGGCAGTCGTCTCCAGCGGTGAGCGCGATGCGATGGAGAACGACGTTCGCAAACTGCACGCGGCCGGTTTGTGGGCCACGATGCAACAAGACAAATAG
- a CDS encoding DUF2017 domain-containing protein yields the protein MRMWSRKNSLSGVKIRSDMDAREATVLRSLVESVVGLLRDREADAPTDELAAMTGLRTGHSSPPEDAALARLLPDFHRPDSGSDTSNLNGALRGLHEPEIIDDKLAASRVILDTIPTNGGKVVLTPAQADSWLMGLNDVRLALGTTLGIDADTPEVLDEGDPRAPHLDVYHWLTWMQDSLVQVLIP from the coding sequence GTGCGCATGTGGAGCAGAAAGAACTCACTCAGCGGGGTCAAGATCCGCTCGGATATGGACGCCAGAGAAGCAACTGTGCTCAGGTCGCTCGTGGAGTCGGTAGTCGGTCTTCTCCGCGATCGAGAAGCCGATGCCCCGACGGACGAGCTGGCGGCCATGACGGGTCTACGAACCGGCCACAGCAGTCCACCCGAGGATGCAGCGCTCGCGCGGCTCCTGCCCGACTTCCACCGCCCGGATTCCGGTTCCGATACGTCAAACCTCAACGGTGCGCTCCGCGGATTGCACGAGCCGGAGATCATCGACGACAAGCTCGCTGCAAGCCGAGTCATCCTCGACACGATTCCGACGAACGGCGGAAAAGTCGTCCTGACCCCCGCACAGGCAGACTCCTGGCTGATGGGCCTCAACGACGTAAGGTTGGCGCTCGGAACCACATTGGGTATCGACGCAGACACTCCTGAAGTTCTCGACGAGGGGGATCCACGGGCCCCCCATCTGGACGTGTACCACTGGCTGACCTGGATGCAGGATTCCCTCGTTCAGGTCCTCATTCCGTAG
- a CDS encoding P1 family peptidase: protein MLGTGPKDALTDVSGLLVGHHHEIDPAAELGSGAATGCTVIRALGGAVAAVDVRGGGPGTRETDLLDPSHSVQQVNAVLLTGGSAYGLAAADGVMRWLEEHGHGIAMGGPDQVVPIVPAAVIFDLPVGDWSIRPTADFGYRATAAARADFATGSVGAGVGARAGVLKGGVGTASTVIEGGPADGVTVGALIVTNPVGSVFDPRTGLPWGVGSEGPGAYRMRTPDVHEVWNANALAPKGTALNTTIGVVGTDVELSAASCKRVAVASHDGLARAIRPAHSPLDGDTIFALSTGTRKVVTETAMPKAFSSDLPVLAAVCAVAAEVVERAIVRALLDATSIAGIATYRQIFPSAFAP, encoded by the coding sequence CTGTTGGGGACGGGTCCGAAGGACGCACTGACCGACGTGTCAGGCTTACTGGTGGGGCATCACCACGAGATCGATCCGGCTGCCGAACTCGGGTCCGGCGCCGCCACCGGATGCACCGTGATCCGCGCTCTGGGCGGTGCTGTCGCCGCCGTCGACGTCCGGGGAGGTGGTCCCGGTACCCGTGAGACCGATCTGCTGGACCCGAGCCATTCGGTGCAGCAAGTAAACGCCGTTCTCCTCACCGGTGGAAGTGCATACGGACTCGCTGCCGCCGACGGTGTCATGCGCTGGCTCGAAGAGCACGGACACGGAATTGCCATGGGTGGCCCGGACCAGGTGGTACCGATCGTTCCGGCGGCCGTCATCTTCGATCTGCCGGTAGGGGATTGGTCCATCCGGCCGACCGCCGACTTCGGATATCGCGCAACGGCGGCCGCTCGAGCCGATTTCGCGACAGGTTCGGTGGGCGCAGGTGTCGGTGCTCGTGCGGGGGTGCTCAAGGGCGGCGTCGGCACTGCGAGCACCGTCATCGAGGGAGGGCCTGCCGACGGCGTCACCGTCGGCGCACTGATCGTCACCAATCCGGTCGGTTCGGTGTTCGATCCCCGGACCGGACTTCCGTGGGGAGTCGGGTCGGAAGGGCCCGGTGCGTACCGGATGCGCACACCAGACGTGCACGAGGTGTGGAACGCCAACGCACTCGCACCCAAGGGCACCGCCCTCAATACGACGATCGGCGTCGTAGGCACCGATGTGGAGCTGAGCGCGGCGTCGTGCAAACGCGTGGCCGTCGCCTCTCACGACGGCCTGGCGCGGGCGATCAGACCTGCCCACTCTCCACTCGACGGCGACACGATTTTCGCGCTGTCGACCGGCACGAGGAAGGTCGTCACGGAAACTGCCATGCCCAAGGCGTTCTCCTCCGACCTGCCGGTTCTCGCCGCAGTGTGCGCGGTTGCGGCCGAAGTCGTCGAGCGGGCCATCGTCCGTGCATTGCTCGACGCGACCTCGATTGCCGGCATTGCGACGTACCGTCAGATTTTCCCGTCGGCCTTTGCGCCCTGA
- a CDS encoding rhomboid family intramembrane serine protease, with the protein MLMGSFVVLLWVIEIIDVASGSRVEQAGINPRSVDGLWGILFAPVLHDDWAHLIANTLPVLILGFLVLLSGLARGLTATGIIWVVGGVGTWLIGGANSNHIGASVLIFGWIAYLLTRGIFTRNLGQLAVGVVVFVIYGGALWGVLPSTPGVSWQGHLFGAVGGVLAAWFLSSDAREERKQKSLG; encoded by the coding sequence ATGTTGATGGGCTCGTTCGTCGTGCTGCTGTGGGTCATCGAGATCATCGACGTCGCTTCGGGTAGTCGCGTCGAGCAGGCGGGGATCAACCCGCGCAGTGTGGACGGTTTGTGGGGAATTCTGTTCGCGCCGGTGCTGCACGACGACTGGGCCCACCTGATCGCGAATACCCTTCCGGTTCTGATCCTCGGATTCCTCGTTCTCCTGTCCGGTCTGGCGCGTGGTCTGACAGCCACGGGCATCATCTGGGTCGTCGGCGGTGTCGGTACGTGGTTGATCGGCGGCGCCAACTCCAACCACATCGGCGCATCGGTTCTCATCTTCGGTTGGATCGCATATCTGCTGACGCGGGGAATTTTCACCAGAAACCTGGGCCAACTTGCCGTCGGCGTCGTGGTGTTCGTCATCTATGGCGGAGCACTGTGGGGCGTATTGCCGAGTACACCTGGGGTGTCGTGGCAAGGCCACCTCTTCGGCGCCGTCGGAGGAGTCCTTGCGGCGTGGTTCTTGTCCTCCGATGCCCGCGAGGAGCGTAAGCAGAAATCTCTCGGCTGA